The following proteins are co-located in the Camelina sativa cultivar DH55 chromosome 12, Cs, whole genome shotgun sequence genome:
- the LOC104732634 gene encoding eukaryotic translation initiation factor 3 subunit J-A-like — MDDWEAEDFQPLPAKVELKSNWDDEDVDENDIKDSWEEEDVTAPPPVVKPAPEKAPKKAGAKAVEKKVKTVEASKESSREEPLDPIAEKLRMQRLVEEADYQSTAELFGVKTVEKSADMLIPKSESDFVEYAELISQKLVPFEKSFHYIGLLKTVMRLSLVNMKAADVKDVASSITAIANEKLKAEKEAAGKKKTGKKKQLHVDKPDDDLVSGPYGAMDDDDFM, encoded by the exons ATGGATGATTGGG AGGCCGAGGACTTTCAACCACTTCCTGCAAAAGTTGAACTGAAAAGTAACTGGGATGATGAGGATGTTGATGAGAATGATATCAAGGACTCTTGGGAGGAGGAAGATGTAACTGCACCG cCACCCGTTGTAAAACCTGCTCCTGAGAAGGCTCCAAAGAAAGCAGGAGCAAAAGCTGTTGAAAAGAAGGTTAAAACTGTTGAAGCTTCAAAAGAATCATCAAGGGAAGAACCTCTAGATCCAATTGCTGAGAAACTTCGCATGCAGAG GCTTGTGGAGGAAGCTGATTACCAGTCAACTGCTGAACTCTTTGGAGTAAAGACTGTTGAGAAAAGCGCCGATATGTTAATTCCGAAGTCTGAAAGCGATTTCGTGGAGTATGCTGAGTTGATTTCTCAGAAACTTGTACCATTTGAG AAAAGTTTTCACTATATTGGGCTACTCAAAACAGTGATGAGACTTTCTTTGGTCAATATGAAAGCAGCAGATGTTAAAGACGTTGCTTCGTCCATTACAGCTATAGCAAATGAAAAACTGAAGGCGGAGAAAGAAGCTGCTGGCAAAAAGAAGACAG GTAAGAAGAAACAACTTCATGTGGATAAGCCTGACGATGATCTTGTTTCGGGTCCTTACGGTGCGATGGACGATGATGATTTCATGTGA
- the LOC104732633 gene encoding uncharacterized protein LOC104732633, translated as MAMAESSNLMWKSRDVLATPSHEGFETIVEQLAMRQETKEYKTALALFDFCATRFPNCYTLKLLKVYRCSSNNAIRYRSIYFLAETLAELRNRNFELSRVGLHEIKPLLIECLTMQETKESDIKVLRRIVSIITYNVVVCDNGGWNELSDCILWLASTEPLKAFHIFLDLPSVYGTFIDNFMNIILEEAEEILVHPEKCEVEGWSLALETVVKMGIQVLDIEMRVDLIKKLINTVVNSVKELVEKGMEQFLVEGLQHLEEFLSRDKTMYSYNKSQCHFVMTIMFKIKDFGTQSKDVIRKINQLVKSQDNAASKPVVKPQETQIDGAEYDRGLYNHLKTLSSVDVLKIFMSNAVEDRSREIAIRRLEVVLSNHTSMEVQIDISEMRELQPLLISCLKQEGISDSMFKVLGEVLNHVVYEMSNHQDVAWDGIRDCIASQSKTEFQRAVYIFQCLTMPLEDDGFVIHVMENLLPEISRRLNPPGELLVDNSCWVLAFTGAFCATIHLIEILSQAESCKEIANKMIDSVRELVERGGMEVGLVRRAFRDLESIVKKQLEWYETVEYKFVKGLLWKLYAIKGMKWESKIVLWRINVIVERQVNEEVKVFPKGGEFDWLNLPEA; from the coding sequence atgGCAATGGCGGAATCTTCGAATCTCATGTGGAAATCGAGAGACGTTCTCGCAACACCAAGCCACGAAGGATTCGAGACCATCGTCGAACAACTCGCAATGCGTCAAGAAACCAAAGAATATAAAACCGCGCTTGCTCTGTTCGACTTCTGCGCTACTCGTTTCCCAAACTGCTACACCCTAAAGCTTCTCAAGGTCTATCGATGTTCTTCCAATAACGCCATCAGATACCGATCGATCTATTTCCTCGCGGAAACCCTCGCCGAGCTCAGAAACCGCAACTTCGAACTCTCTCGCGTCGGTCTCCACGAAATCAAACCACTCCTGATTGAATGCTTAACGATGCAAGAAACCAAAGAATCTGACATCAAGGTCCTCAGAAGAATCGTTTCTATCATAACCTACAACGTTGTGGTTTGCGATAACGGTGGATGGAACGAGCTCAGTGATTGTATCCTCTGGCTCGCGAGTACTGAACCTCTCAAGGCTTTTCACATTTTCCTCGATTTGCCATCAGTCTACGGTACATTCATCGACAATTTTATGAACATTATTTTAGAGGAAGCTGAGGAGATCTTGGTTCATCCTGAGAAATGTGAAGTTGAAGGTTGGAGCTTAGCTTTAGAAACTGTTGTTAAAATGGGGATTCAGGTTTTGGATATAGAGATGAGAGTTGATTTGATTAAGAAGCTTATCAACACTGTTGTGAATTCAGTGAAGGAGTTAGTGGAGAAGGGGATGGAGCAGTTTCTGGTGGAAGGGCTTCAGCATCTGGAGGAGTTCTTGTCACGAGACAAGACTATGTATAGTTACAATAAGAGTCAGTGTCATTTCGTGATGACTATCATGTTCAAGATCAAAGATTTTGGAACACAGAGTAAAGATGTTATAAGGAAGATTAACCAGTTGGTTAAATCACAGGACAATGCAGCGAGCAAGCCTGTTGTGAAACCTCAGGAGACTCAAATTGATGGAGCAGAATATGATCGTGGCTTGTATAACCATCTGAAGACTTTGTCATCTGTTGATGTTTTGAAAATCTTTATGTCAAATGCTGTTGAAGATAGGTCCAGAGAGATAGCAATCAGACGGCTTGAAGTTGTACTCTCTAATCACACTTCAATGGAGGTGCAAATAGACATCTCAGAGATGAGAGAACTTCAGCCGTTGCTTATCTCTTGCCTTAAGCAAGAAGGAATCTCTGATAGCATGTTCAAAGTCTTAGGTGAGGTGCTGAACCACGTTGTGTATGAGATGTCCAACCACCAAGATGTCGCATGGGACGGTATACGCGATTGTATTGCATCGCAAAGCAAAACAGAGTTTCAGAGAGCGGTTTATATCTTCCAGTGCTTAACAATGCCGCTTGAAGATGACGGGTTTGTAATTCATGTGATGGAGAATCTGCTCCCAGAGATAAGCAGAAGGTTAAACCCACCGGGAGAGTTGTTGGTAGATAACAGTTGCTGGGTTTTGGCGTTTACTGGTGCATTCTGTGCGACCATTCACTTGATAGAGATCCTAAGCCAAGCTGAATCCTGTAAGGAGATTGCAAATAAGATGATAGATTCTGTGAGAGAGCTTGTGGAAAGAGGAGGAATGGAAGTTGGACTTGTTAGGAGAGCTTTCAGAGATCTTGAAAGCATTGTCAAGAAACAATTGGAATGGTACGAAACGGTGGAATACAAATTCGTTAAGGGTCTGCTTTGGAAACTCTATGCAATCAAAGGTATGAAATGGGAAAGTAAGATCGTGTTGTGGAGAATCAACGTGATCGTGGAGAGACAAGTGAATGAGGAGGTTAAAGTGTTCCCGAAGGGTGGTGAGTTTGATTGGCTGAACCTACCTGAGGCTTAG